In Verrucomicrobiota bacterium JB022, a single genomic region encodes these proteins:
- a CDS encoding NirA family protein: MNTAAFTDEQKQYLQGFFAGVQQRGLPFLGQNRQGQFTGDPQQAVEEEIVYGTPLEDLCKEERIKHEQNGLDVWDKIVALSEVDQFPEGGDMFRFKFYGLFHVKPAQDSFMLRCRIAGGRLLSHQLAGLAEIAEDWGGGYAHVTTRANLQIREIMPRDTINTLIKLDELGLTSRGSGADNIRNVTASPTSGFDAQELIDVMPYARAMHHYILNHRDLYGLPRKFNIAFDSGGSISVCADTNDIGFYATRVGEGHGVEPGVYFRVQLCGITGHRQFASDCGLLIKPSEAIPVAAAMVRVFIEHGNRTNRNKARLKYLVDEWGVEKYLDEVAKKLAFPLRRLALDKCEPRPATNQHGYVGVHGQNDGRHYVGVVTPVGRMSPAQMKGIATLASRYGAGEIRLTVWQNLLIPHVASEDVEPLLQGLRDLGLTHETTTVKAGLVACTGNQGCKYAATDTKGHAAALGDYLSERFQLDRPINIHLTGCPHSCAQHYIGDIGLLGAKVKRGDSSVEGYHVFVGGGVDERQSIGRQLFASVPFDELKPLLAEVVEGYLEHREPGETFWQFTRRHTIEELKNLLSLQTAAA, encoded by the coding sequence ATGAATACCGCCGCTTTCACCGACGAACAGAAGCAATACCTGCAAGGCTTTTTTGCGGGCGTGCAGCAGCGTGGCTTGCCCTTCCTCGGGCAGAACCGGCAGGGGCAGTTTACGGGCGATCCGCAGCAGGCCGTGGAGGAGGAAATCGTCTACGGCACCCCGCTCGAAGACCTGTGCAAGGAAGAGCGGATCAAGCATGAGCAAAACGGCCTCGACGTGTGGGACAAGATCGTCGCGCTTTCCGAGGTCGACCAGTTCCCCGAGGGGGGCGACATGTTCCGCTTCAAGTTTTACGGCCTCTTCCACGTCAAGCCCGCGCAAGACAGCTTCATGCTGCGCTGCCGCATCGCGGGGGGCCGCCTGCTCAGCCACCAGCTCGCCGGCCTCGCCGAGATCGCCGAAGACTGGGGTGGGGGCTACGCGCACGTTACCACCCGCGCCAACCTCCAGATCCGCGAGATCATGCCGCGCGACACGATCAACACCCTGATCAAGCTCGACGAGCTGGGCCTGACCTCCCGCGGCTCCGGGGCGGACAACATCCGCAACGTCACCGCCTCGCCCACCTCCGGCTTCGATGCGCAAGAGCTGATCGACGTGATGCCCTACGCGCGGGCCATGCACCATTACATCCTCAACCACCGCGACCTCTACGGCCTGCCGCGCAAGTTCAACATCGCGTTCGACAGCGGCGGCTCGATCAGCGTCTGCGCCGATACCAACGACATCGGCTTTTACGCCACCCGCGTCGGCGAAGGCCACGGGGTGGAGCCAGGCGTCTACTTCCGCGTGCAGCTCTGCGGCATAACCGGTCACCGGCAGTTCGCCAGCGACTGCGGCCTCCTGATCAAGCCCAGTGAGGCCATCCCGGTCGCCGCCGCGATGGTGCGCGTGTTCATTGAGCACGGCAACCGTACCAACCGCAACAAGGCGCGCCTCAAGTATCTGGTCGACGAGTGGGGTGTGGAGAAATACCTCGACGAGGTCGCCAAGAAGCTCGCGTTCCCGCTCCGCCGCCTCGCGCTGGACAAGTGCGAGCCGCGCCCCGCTACTAACCAGCACGGCTACGTCGGCGTGCACGGGCAGAATGACGGCCGCCACTACGTTGGCGTCGTCACGCCCGTCGGTCGCATGTCGCCCGCCCAGATGAAGGGCATTGCCACCCTCGCCAGCCGTTACGGGGCCGGCGAAATCCGCCTCACGGTGTGGCAAAACCTGCTTATCCCCCACGTCGCCAGCGAAGACGTCGAGCCGCTGCTGCAAGGCCTGCGCGATCTCGGCCTGACGCACGAGACCACGACGGTCAAGGCGGGCCTCGTCGCCTGCACCGGCAACCAGGGCTGCAAATACGCCGCTACCGACACCAAAGGCCATGCCGCCGCCCTCGGCGATTACCTTTCCGAGCGCTTCCAACTCGACCGCCCGATCAACATTCACCTGACCGGCTGCCCGCACTCCTGCGCCCAGCACTACATTGGCGACATCGGCCTGCTGGGCGCGAAGGTCAAGCGCGGCGACTCCAGCGTCGAGGGCTACCATGTCTTCGTCGGGGGTGGGGTGGACGAGCGTCAGTCCATCGGCCGCCAGCTCTTTGCCAGCGTGCCGTTCGACGAGCTGAAGCCGCTGCTGGCCGAAGTGGTCGAGGGCTATCTGGAGCACCGCGAGCCCGGCGAGACCTTCTGGCAGTTCACGCGCCGCCACACGATCGAAGAACTCAAGAACCTCCTTTCGCTGCAAACCGCCGCCGCGTAA
- a CDS encoding ABC transporter ATP-binding protein, protein MRQDRYVEISNLVKAYPNPFGEDVKVVDGFNLIVRQGEVISVIGHSGCGKSTVLTMVAGLNPISAGGIVVDGHEIDGPGPDRAVVFQAPCLLPWMTAFQNVKMGVDRVYPHATKQQRHDIVEYSLSVVGLADSMHKYPREMSGGMQQRVGIARAVALKPKMLLLDEPFGRLDSLTRMELQDVILEILDREHITTMIITHDVDEAIYMSDRVCMMTNGPGAKVGRVLDIEFERPRDRAALLETDQFYRYRQALLSFLDECEEQKHAAKKNKATTAPNKPKQTVMQRIAAIF, encoded by the coding sequence ATGCGCCAGGACCGCTACGTAGAAATTTCCAACCTCGTCAAAGCCTACCCGAATCCCTTCGGCGAAGACGTGAAGGTTGTCGATGGTTTTAACCTTATCGTGCGTCAGGGGGAGGTTATCTCCGTCATCGGCCACTCCGGTTGCGGCAAGAGCACGGTCCTGACGATGGTCGCTGGGCTCAACCCGATCAGCGCGGGCGGTATCGTGGTCGACGGCCACGAAATCGACGGCCCTGGTCCGGACCGCGCGGTAGTCTTTCAAGCGCCCTGCCTGCTGCCGTGGATGACGGCTTTCCAGAACGTCAAGATGGGGGTCGACCGCGTCTACCCGCACGCCACCAAGCAGCAGCGCCACGACATCGTGGAGTATTCGCTCAGCGTCGTCGGGCTGGCCGATTCGATGCACAAATACCCGCGCGAGATGTCGGGCGGGATGCAGCAGCGGGTAGGCATTGCCCGCGCCGTCGCGCTGAAGCCCAAGATGTTGCTGCTCGATGAGCCCTTTGGCCGCCTCGATTCGCTCACCCGCATGGAGTTGCAGGACGTGATCCTCGAGATCCTCGACCGCGAGCACATCACCACGATGATCATCACGCACGACGTGGACGAAGCCATCTACATGTCCGACCGCGTGTGCATGATGACCAACGGCCCCGGGGCGAAGGTCGGGCGCGTGCTCGACATCGAGTTCGAGCGCCCCCGCGACCGCGCCGCCCTGCTGGAGACGGACCAGTTTTACCGCTACCGCCAGGCCCTGCTTTCGTTCCTCGACGAATGCGAAGAACAGAAGCACGCCGCGAAGAAAAATAAAGCTACCACGGCTCCAAACAAGCCCAAGCAAACCGTGATGCAGCGCATCGCCGCCATCTTTTAA
- a CDS encoding ABC transporter ATP-binding protein: MAFLELDNVSLGFGPPNNRTEVLKDVNLQVRENEFVAIIGFSGSGKSTLVSLLAGLQQPEKGQVRMKGKPVTEPGPERGIMFQNYSLLPWLSVYGNIELAVKQVFPKHSKAQRKAHIERYIEMVSLTPATEKKPHELSGGMRQRVSLARTLAMQPEVILLDEPLSALDALTRANLQDEIVRIWEEDRRTVVMITNDVDEALLMADRVVPLTMGPNATLADAFEIDLPRPRDRTLSNSDPAFKHLRTRISQYLIGLNKEAKALRTDQRKEMPDVRPHDFYETRRTRVWERKSKTDTAA, encoded by the coding sequence ATGGCCTTTCTCGAACTCGACAACGTCTCCCTTGGCTTCGGTCCGCCGAACAACCGCACGGAGGTGCTGAAGGACGTCAACCTGCAGGTGCGGGAAAACGAATTCGTCGCCATCATCGGCTTCTCCGGTAGCGGCAAGAGCACCCTCGTTTCGCTCCTCGCCGGTCTGCAGCAGCCCGAGAAAGGCCAGGTGCGCATGAAGGGCAAGCCGGTGACCGAGCCCGGCCCGGAGCGCGGCATCATGTTTCAGAACTACTCGCTGCTGCCCTGGCTCAGCGTCTACGGCAACATCGAGCTCGCGGTGAAGCAGGTCTTCCCCAAGCACAGCAAGGCTCAGCGCAAGGCCCACATCGAGCGCTATATCGAGATGGTCAGCCTCACGCCCGCGACCGAGAAGAAGCCGCACGAGCTCTCCGGCGGGATGCGCCAGCGGGTATCGCTCGCCCGGACGCTTGCCATGCAGCCCGAGGTGATCCTGCTCGACGAACCGCTCTCGGCCCTCGACGCCCTCACCCGCGCCAACCTGCAAGACGAGATCGTCCGCATTTGGGAAGAAGACCGCCGCACCGTCGTCATGATCACCAACGATGTCGACGAGGCCCTGCTGATGGCCGACCGCGTGGTGCCGCTCACGATGGGCCCGAATGCCACCCTGGCCGACGCCTTCGAGATCGACCTGCCGCGCCCCCGCGACCGCACCCTCTCGAACTCCGACCCGGCGTTCAAGCACCTGCGCACCCGCATCTCGCAATACCTAATCGGCCTTAATAAGGAGGCCAAAGCCCTGCGGACCGACCAGCGCAAGGAGATGCCCGACGTGCGCCCGCACGACTTCTACGAAACGCGCCGCACGCGCGTCTGGGAACGCAAGTCCAAGACCGACACCGCGGCTTAA
- a CDS encoding ABC transporter permease subunit produces the protein MAFKYKLLKAIDVAGLQVFDPVVRLLYGEEPKEQLRRIGLFIVIPLLTLAAFVALWAYVGPRHKTKAGEVPSPAVVYQAGRDTWQFDEWEDTKAADYLRSGADREKALAAVEVRMAELEPLAQQRAEELGKVEETYRSQMMEQAKPLYDEYRDLRVAFRDESKQREAALSAEAAQLPAGDAEARQEFLAAVREHRAWEEAEKNKLSAFKDQISEIENARSPELEAARRASNAAAQELQFLRKRRDILTTDSQSLKLAEAQAQLKEREEAFLGAQSGDDTLALANQILAQEQTLSRIETSTYAKPWTLPDQIARSILCVFTGFVLASIVAIPIGILCGLNRVFMAAMTPLISLFKPVSPIVWLPIVFIIVGGFIPEPDNSALLDFFNAIPFLGAYDVNPAFLSSAITVALCSLWPTLVNTAFGVAAIDKDHLNVARVLRLGFWSRLVKIVIPSALPLIFAGLRISLGVGWMVLIAAELLSSSEGIGKFVWDMFNNGSSQTFAQMFVVVFVVGAIGLALDRIMIVFQRLVSFDGAPTAL, from the coding sequence ATGGCCTTCAAATACAAGCTTCTCAAAGCCATCGACGTCGCCGGCCTGCAGGTCTTCGACCCCGTCGTGCGCCTCCTCTACGGCGAAGAGCCCAAGGAGCAGCTGCGCCGCATCGGCCTCTTTATCGTCATCCCGCTCCTGACGCTCGCCGCTTTCGTCGCCTTGTGGGCCTACGTGGGTCCTCGCCACAAGACCAAGGCCGGTGAGGTGCCGTCGCCCGCCGTCGTCTACCAGGCCGGCCGCGACACCTGGCAATTCGACGAGTGGGAAGACACCAAGGCCGCGGATTACCTCCGTTCGGGTGCCGACCGCGAAAAGGCCCTCGCCGCCGTTGAGGTCCGCATGGCCGAGCTGGAGCCGCTGGCCCAACAGCGCGCCGAAGAGCTGGGCAAGGTCGAAGAGACCTACCGCAGCCAGATGATGGAGCAAGCCAAGCCGCTTTACGACGAATACCGCGACCTGCGCGTGGCCTTCCGCGATGAGTCGAAGCAGCGCGAGGCGGCCCTGTCCGCTGAGGCCGCCCAACTGCCCGCCGGCGACGCCGAAGCGCGTCAGGAGTTCCTTGCCGCCGTGCGCGAACATCGCGCCTGGGAAGAAGCGGAGAAGAACAAACTGAGTGCCTTCAAAGACCAGATCAGCGAGATCGAAAACGCCCGGTCGCCCGAGCTGGAAGCCGCCCGCCGCGCCAGCAACGCCGCCGCGCAAGAGCTGCAATTCCTCCGCAAGCGCCGCGACATCCTCACCACCGACAGCCAGAGCCTGAAGCTGGCCGAGGCTCAGGCGCAGCTCAAGGAGCGCGAAGAAGCCTTCCTCGGTGCCCAGAGCGGCGACGATACCCTCGCTCTGGCCAACCAGATACTCGCGCAAGAGCAGACGCTCAGCCGTATCGAAACCTCCACCTACGCCAAGCCCTGGACGCTGCCCGACCAGATCGCACGCAGTATCCTCTGCGTCTTCACCGGCTTTGTGCTCGCTTCGATCGTCGCCATCCCAATCGGCATTCTCTGCGGCCTCAATCGGGTCTTCATGGCCGCGATGACGCCGCTGATCAGCCTCTTCAAGCCGGTTTCGCCCATCGTGTGGCTCCCCATCGTGTTCATCATCGTCGGCGGATTCATCCCCGAGCCCGATAACTCGGCCTTGCTCGACTTCTTCAACGCCATCCCCTTCCTCGGCGCGTATGACGTGAACCCTGCGTTCCTGTCTTCCGCCATCACCGTCGCGCTCTGCTCGCTCTGGCCCACCTTGGTCAACACCGCGTTCGGCGTCGCTGCGATCGACAAGGACCACCTCAACGTCGCCCGCGTGCTGCGCCTCGGCTTCTGGAGCCGTCTGGTGAAGATCGTGATCCCGTCCGCGCTGCCGCTGATCTTTGCCGGCCTGCGCATCTCCCTCGGGGTGGGCTGGATGGTGCTGATCGCCGCCGAGCTGCTCAGCTCCAGCGAAGGCATCGGCAAGTTTGTGTGGGACATGTTCAACAACGGCTCCTCGCAGACCTTCGCCCAGATGTTCGTGGTCGTCTTCGTGGTCGGCGCCATCGGCCTCGCCCTCGACCGCATCATGATCGTCTTCCAACGCCTCGTCTCCTTCGACGGCGCCCCCACCGCGCTGTAA
- a CDS encoding CmpA/NrtA family ABC transporter substrate-binding protein yields the protein MKSLVTFCATLLTVASSFAALEKTELKFGFIKLTDCAPLVIAKEKGFFQDEGLSVEVVAQPNWKTLLDNVINGNIDGAHMLSGQPIAATIGIGTQAHVVTAFTMDLNGNAITVSNNIWERMQEIDFDLDTPFPEHPIPATALKPIVDEMLATGQKLQMGMVFPVSTHNYELRYWLAAAGIHPGMYTETDVGGRTDAQVELSVTPPPMMPTVLEAGNIHGYCVGEPWNQQAVTKGIGVPVVTNYDIWQNNPEKVFGVTKKWADSNPNTHVAVVKALIRAGRWLDEADASGHYVNRDEAVRILSQPNYVGADFNVIKNSMTGYFYFQKTDKREMPDFNVFYKYHATYPWYSDGIWFLTQMRRWGQITEAKPAEWYAETARKVYLPEVYLAAAQELLDEGLIEKSEIPWETDGYKPATSAFIDGIAFDAHDPIGYLNSHQIGNKDFAGTTAGK from the coding sequence ATGAAAAGCCTGGTCACTTTTTGCGCCACCCTCCTCACCGTCGCCTCTTCCTTTGCGGCGCTGGAGAAGACCGAACTCAAATTTGGGTTCATCAAACTCACCGACTGCGCCCCCCTCGTCATCGCGAAGGAGAAGGGCTTTTTCCAGGACGAAGGCCTGTCGGTCGAAGTCGTTGCCCAGCCCAACTGGAAGACGCTGCTCGACAACGTCATCAACGGCAACATCGACGGCGCCCACATGCTCAGCGGCCAGCCCATCGCCGCCACCATCGGCATCGGCACGCAGGCCCATGTGGTCACGGCCTTCACGATGGACCTCAACGGCAACGCGATCACCGTCTCCAATAATATCTGGGAACGCATGCAGGAGATCGACTTCGACCTCGACACCCCCTTCCCGGAGCACCCGATCCCGGCCACCGCGCTCAAGCCCATTGTCGATGAAATGCTCGCCACGGGCCAGAAGCTCCAGATGGGCATGGTCTTCCCCGTCTCGACCCACAATTACGAGCTGCGCTACTGGCTCGCCGCCGCCGGCATCCACCCCGGCATGTATACCGAGACCGATGTTGGGGGCCGCACGGACGCCCAGGTCGAGCTGTCGGTCACGCCGCCGCCGATGATGCCCACCGTGCTCGAAGCTGGCAACATTCACGGCTACTGCGTGGGCGAGCCCTGGAACCAGCAAGCGGTGACCAAGGGCATCGGGGTGCCGGTCGTGACGAATTACGACATCTGGCAGAACAACCCGGAAAAGGTCTTCGGCGTCACGAAAAAGTGGGCCGATTCCAACCCGAACACCCACGTGGCCGTCGTCAAGGCGCTGATCCGCGCCGGGCGCTGGCTCGATGAAGCCGACGCCAGCGGCCACTACGTCAACCGCGACGAGGCCGTGCGCATCCTCAGCCAGCCCAACTACGTGGGCGCCGACTTCAACGTGATCAAGAATTCGATGACCGGCTACTTCTACTTCCAGAAGACCGACAAGCGCGAGATGCCCGACTTTAACGTCTTTTACAAGTATCACGCCACCTACCCGTGGTACAGCGACGGCATCTGGTTCCTCACGCAAATGCGCCGTTGGGGCCAGATCACCGAAGCCAAGCCCGCCGAGTGGTATGCAGAGACGGCCAGGAAAGTCTACCTCCCCGAAGTCTATCTGGCCGCCGCTCAAGAGCTGCTCGACGAGGGCCTGATCGAAAAGAGCGAGATCCCGTGGGAGACCGACGGCTACAAGCCTGCCACCTCCGCCTTTATCGACGGCATCGCTTTCGACGCCCACGACCCGATCGGCTACCTCAACAGCCACCAGATCGGCAACAAGGACTTTGCCGGCACGACGGCCGGCAAGTGA
- a CDS encoding alginate export family protein, with translation MHLTQIRSARPALAAFGTLLLCSAAGAAETPLDALAEGKANLTLRPRYESADQDGLDTSHAATLKTLLGYTTEPWQGFSAQIEFTDTRVLDDGAYNAAGLNGEPGKTVVADPETTELNQAYLQFANEYTLVKGGRQRLIYDNARFIGNVGWRQNEQTFDAGLVRLEPVKGLKLDYAYLDHVNRIFADERDWESDSHLIHLAYAITPTVSVGAYAYLLDLEGAGASETETFGGFVAGSLPLDGVKLTYRAEAAWQDRDDANIDTWYTHLQGGAEIGALKLGLGYELLGSDEGKGQFLTPLATAHAYNGFADAYLDNGGAGGLQDFYASVGYKVGKLGGTVFYHHFQSDEGEAADGDEVDLVLTYPIHEKVTALVKVALYDGDTRADVSRVIAELTFAY, from the coding sequence ATGCACCTGACTCAAATTCGTTCCGCTCGTCCCGCCCTGGCCGCTTTCGGCACCCTCCTGCTCTGCTCCGCTGCCGGGGCTGCGGAAACGCCGCTCGATGCCCTCGCCGAGGGCAAGGCCAACCTGACCTTGCGCCCCCGCTATGAATCCGCCGACCAGGACGGCCTCGACACCTCCCATGCGGCGACGCTCAAGACGCTGCTTGGATACACGACCGAACCCTGGCAGGGCTTTTCCGCCCAGATTGAATTTACCGATACCCGCGTGCTCGACGATGGGGCCTACAACGCCGCCGGTCTCAACGGCGAACCGGGCAAGACCGTCGTCGCCGACCCTGAGACGACCGAGCTCAACCAGGCTTACCTCCAGTTCGCCAACGAATACACGCTCGTCAAGGGCGGCCGTCAGCGGCTGATCTACGACAACGCCCGCTTTATCGGCAACGTCGGCTGGCGCCAGAACGAACAGACTTTCGACGCCGGGCTCGTGCGCCTGGAGCCGGTCAAGGGACTCAAGCTCGACTACGCTTACCTCGACCACGTCAACCGCATCTTTGCGGACGAGCGCGACTGGGAGAGCGATTCACACCTGATCCACCTCGCCTATGCGATCACGCCCACCGTCAGTGTCGGGGCCTACGCCTATCTGCTCGACCTTGAAGGCGCGGGCGCGTCGGAGACGGAGACTTTCGGCGGCTTTGTGGCAGGCTCGCTGCCGCTCGACGGCGTGAAGCTGACCTACCGGGCCGAAGCGGCCTGGCAAGACCGTGACGACGCCAACATCGATACGTGGTACACGCACCTGCAGGGTGGGGCGGAGATCGGCGCGCTCAAGCTCGGCCTCGGTTACGAGCTATTGGGCAGCGACGAGGGCAAGGGCCAGTTCCTGACTCCCCTCGCCACCGCGCACGCCTACAACGGCTTTGCCGACGCCTACCTCGACAACGGGGGCGCGGGAGGCCTGCAGGACTTCTACGCCAGCGTGGGCTACAAGGTCGGCAAGCTGGGCGGCACCGTCTTTTACCATCACTTCCAGTCCGATGAGGGCGAGGCCGCCGACGGCGACGAAGTGGACCTCGTGCTGACCTATCCGATCCATGAAAAAGTGACCGCGCTGGTCAAAGTTGCCCTTTACGACGGCGACACCCGGGCCGACGTCAGCCGCGTCATCGCCGAACTCACCTTCGCTTACTGA
- a CDS encoding CmpA/NrtA family ABC transporter substrate-binding protein: MTRVTPQGSQNWRLGFVQLCDAAPLIMAAELGYFREEGLFVELSREMGWATLLDKIVQGELTAAHALGPLPLAASIGLGSFATVCQGLMVLNTHGNAITISRKLVDEGVKTSEDFATYVRQNRWERRFVLGSVSPFSTHHYLLRRWLSQIGLTPGKQVDVVTLPPRQFLRHLESGTVIGACVGEPWNSMAVSLGLGAIMALSREIEPNHPEKVLMARRDTIDANPQEVEALLVALIRAANWCDDPANADQLAQTLSRRVYLDMPAPAIKASLQGTFSRGVEGLEAPGPMFQFGGPKVQEITLPKARWLQRCLVQSGQMESSRQLSDEQLRSIYAPALYKKAQVRLDRSERQIS; encoded by the coding sequence ATGACAAGGGTTACCCCGCAGGGCAGTCAGAACTGGCGCCTCGGCTTCGTACAACTATGCGACGCGGCGCCGCTCATCATGGCGGCCGAGCTCGGTTACTTCCGGGAGGAAGGGCTGTTTGTGGAGCTGTCGCGCGAAATGGGCTGGGCGACCCTGCTGGACAAGATCGTCCAGGGGGAGTTGACGGCGGCGCACGCGCTCGGGCCGCTGCCGCTGGCCGCAAGCATTGGCCTCGGTTCGTTCGCAACAGTCTGCCAAGGCCTGATGGTGCTCAACACCCACGGCAACGCGATCACGATCAGCCGCAAACTGGTCGACGAGGGGGTTAAAACCTCTGAAGATTTCGCCACCTATGTGCGGCAAAACCGCTGGGAACGGCGCTTCGTCCTCGGCTCGGTTTCGCCCTTTTCCACGCACCATTATCTCCTGCGGCGCTGGCTGTCGCAGATTGGCCTCACGCCGGGCAAGCAAGTCGATGTCGTCACCCTGCCGCCGCGCCAGTTCCTGCGCCACCTGGAGTCCGGCACCGTCATTGGCGCGTGCGTGGGAGAGCCCTGGAATTCCATGGCCGTAAGCCTGGGATTGGGCGCGATTATGGCCCTCTCTCGCGAGATCGAGCCCAACCACCCGGAGAAGGTACTGATGGCCCGTCGCGACACGATTGACGCCAATCCACAGGAGGTCGAGGCGCTGCTGGTGGCCCTGATCCGTGCCGCCAACTGGTGCGACGACCCGGCCAACGCCGACCAACTGGCGCAAACGCTTTCCCGCCGCGTCTACCTCGACATGCCGGCCCCTGCGATCAAGGCCAGCCTGCAGGGCACCTTCTCCCGTGGCGTGGAGGGTCTGGAGGCGCCGGGGCCGATGTTCCAGTTTGGCGGCCCAAAGGTGCAGGAGATCACGCTGCCCAAGGCTCGCTGGCTGCAGCGCTGCCTCGTGCAGAGCGGGCAGATGGAGAGCAGCCGCCAGCTTTCGGATGAGCAATTACGCTCTATCTATGCTCCGGCCTTGTATAAGAAGGCTCAGGTGCGCCTGGACCGCTCCGAGCGGCAAATCAGCTAA